The Macaca fascicularis isolate 582-1 chromosome 1, T2T-MFA8v1.1 genome includes a window with the following:
- the PRXL2B gene encoding prostamide/prostaglandin F synthase isoform X3: MSTVDLARVGACILKHAVTGEAVELRSLWRDRACVVAGLRRFGCVVCRWIAQDLSGLAGLLEQHGVRLVGVGPEALGLQEFLDGGYFAGELYLDESKQLYKELGFKRPRLLASRGTCLGTCCRAEGCWWSAKVVTKCCCISFRSPQAIMSPRSTSCRSWASLRRSVPATRLSVTGRCEGGEGPGL; this comes from the exons ATGAGCACGGTGGACCTTGCCCGCGTGGGCGCGTGCATCCTGAAGCATGCGGTGACCGGGGAG GCCGTGGAGCTGCGGAGCCTGTGGCGGGATCGCGCGTGCGTGGTGGCCGGGCTGCGGCGCTTCGGCTGCGTGGTGTGCCGCTGGATCGCCCAGGACCTCAGCGGCCTCGCGGGGCTCCTGGAGCAGCACGGTGTGCGTCTGGTGGGCGTGGGGCCCGAGGCCCTGGGTCTGCAGGAGTTCCTGGACGGCGGCTACTTCGCGGGAG AGCTCTACCTGGACGAGAGCAAGCAGCTTTATAAGGAGCTGGGCTTCAAGCG GCCAAGGCTGTTGGCATCCAGGGGAACCTGTCTGGGGACCTGCTGCAGAGCGGAGGGCTGCTGGTGGTCAGCAAAG GTGGTGACAAAGTGCTGCTGCATTTCGTTCAGAAGTCCCCAGGCGATTATGTCCCCCAGGAGCACATCCTGCAGGTCCTGGGCATCTCTGCGGAGGTCTGTGCCAGCAACCCGCCTCAG TGTGACAGGGAGGTGTGAGGGAGGCGAAGGCCCTGGCCTCTGA
- the PRXL2B gene encoding prostamide/prostaglandin F synthase isoform X6 has protein sequence MSTELYLDESKQLYKELGFKRPRLLASRGTCLGTCCRAEGCWWSAKVVTKCCCISFRSPQAIMSPRSTSCRSWASLRRSVPATRLSVTGRCEGGEGPGL, from the exons ATGTCCACAG AGCTCTACCTGGACGAGAGCAAGCAGCTTTATAAGGAGCTGGGCTTCAAGCG GCCAAGGCTGTTGGCATCCAGGGGAACCTGTCTGGGGACCTGCTGCAGAGCGGAGGGCTGCTGGTGGTCAGCAAAG GTGGTGACAAAGTGCTGCTGCATTTCGTTCAGAAGTCCCCAGGCGATTATGTCCCCCAGGAGCACATCCTGCAGGTCCTGGGCATCTCTGCGGAGGTCTGTGCCAGCAACCCGCCTCAG TGTGACAGGGAGGTGTGAGGGAGGCGAAGGCCCTGGCCTCTGA
- the PRXL2B gene encoding prostamide/prostaglandin F synthase isoform X7, whose product MSTVDLARVGACILKHAVTGEAVELRSLWRDRACVVAGLRRFGCVVCRWIAQDLSGLAGLLEQHGVRLVGVGPEALGLQEFLDGGYFAGELYLDESKQLYKELGFKRYNSLSILPVALGKPVRDVAAKALPTPDRPRLLASRGTCLGTCCRAEGCWWSAKKSPGDYVPQEHILQVLGISAEVCASNPPQCDREV is encoded by the exons ATGAGCACGGTGGACCTTGCCCGCGTGGGCGCGTGCATCCTGAAGCATGCGGTGACCGGGGAG GCCGTGGAGCTGCGGAGCCTGTGGCGGGATCGCGCGTGCGTGGTGGCCGGGCTGCGGCGCTTCGGCTGCGTGGTGTGCCGCTGGATCGCCCAGGACCTCAGCGGCCTCGCGGGGCTCCTGGAGCAGCACGGTGTGCGTCTGGTGGGCGTGGGGCCCGAGGCCCTGGGTCTGCAGGAGTTCCTGGACGGCGGCTACTTCGCGGGAG AGCTCTACCTGGACGAGAGCAAGCAGCTTTATAAGGAGCTGGGCTTCAAGCG GTACAACAGCCTGAGCATCCTCCCGGTGGCTCTGGGGAAGCCTGTGCGTGATGTGGCTGCCAAG GCTTTGCCCACTCCTGATAGGCCAAGGCTGTTGGCATCCAGGGGAACCTGTCTGGGGACCTGCTGCAGAGCGGAGGGCTGCTGGTGGTCAGCAAAG AAGTCCCCAGGCGATTATGTCCCCCAGGAGCACATCCTGCAGGTCCTGGGCATCTCTGCGGAGGTCTGTGCCAGCAACCCGCCTCAG TGTGACAGGGAGGTGTGA
- the PRXL2B gene encoding prostamide/prostaglandin F synthase isoform X2, which yields MSTVDLARVGACILKHAVTGEAVELRSLWRDRACVVAGLRRFGCVVCRWIAQDLSGLAGLLEQHGVRLVGVGPEALGLQEFLDGGYFAGELYLDESKQLYKELGFKRYNSLSILPVALGKPVRDVAAKAKAVGIQGNLSGDLLQSGGLLVVSKGGDKVLLHFVQKSPGDYVPQEHILQVLGISAEVCASNPPQCDREV from the exons ATGAGCACGGTGGACCTTGCCCGCGTGGGCGCGTGCATCCTGAAGCATGCGGTGACCGGGGAG GCCGTGGAGCTGCGGAGCCTGTGGCGGGATCGCGCGTGCGTGGTGGCCGGGCTGCGGCGCTTCGGCTGCGTGGTGTGCCGCTGGATCGCCCAGGACCTCAGCGGCCTCGCGGGGCTCCTGGAGCAGCACGGTGTGCGTCTGGTGGGCGTGGGGCCCGAGGCCCTGGGTCTGCAGGAGTTCCTGGACGGCGGCTACTTCGCGGGAG AGCTCTACCTGGACGAGAGCAAGCAGCTTTATAAGGAGCTGGGCTTCAAGCG GTACAACAGCCTGAGCATCCTCCCGGTGGCTCTGGGGAAGCCTGTGCGTGATGTGGCTGCCAAG GCCAAGGCTGTTGGCATCCAGGGGAACCTGTCTGGGGACCTGCTGCAGAGCGGAGGGCTGCTGGTGGTCAGCAAAG GTGGTGACAAAGTGCTGCTGCATTTCGTTCAGAAGTCCCCAGGCGATTATGTCCCCCAGGAGCACATCCTGCAGGTCCTGGGCATCTCTGCGGAGGTCTGTGCCAGCAACCCGCCTCAG TGTGACAGGGAGGTGTGA
- the PRXL2B gene encoding prostamide/prostaglandin F synthase isoform X5, with product MSTELYLDESKQLYKELGFKRYNSLSILPVALGKPVRDVAAKAKAVGIQGNLSGDLLQSGGLLVVSKGGDKVLLHFVQKSPGDYVPQEHILQVLGISAEVCASNPPQCDREV from the exons ATGTCCACAG AGCTCTACCTGGACGAGAGCAAGCAGCTTTATAAGGAGCTGGGCTTCAAGCG GTACAACAGCCTGAGCATCCTCCCGGTGGCTCTGGGGAAGCCTGTGCGTGATGTGGCTGCCAAG GCCAAGGCTGTTGGCATCCAGGGGAACCTGTCTGGGGACCTGCTGCAGAGCGGAGGGCTGCTGGTGGTCAGCAAAG GTGGTGACAAAGTGCTGCTGCATTTCGTTCAGAAGTCCCCAGGCGATTATGTCCCCCAGGAGCACATCCTGCAGGTCCTGGGCATCTCTGCGGAGGTCTGTGCCAGCAACCCGCCTCAG TGTGACAGGGAGGTGTGA
- the PRXL2B gene encoding prostamide/prostaglandin F synthase isoform X1 gives MSTVDLARVGACILKHAVTGEAVELRSLWRDRACVVAGLRRFGCVVCRWIAQDLSGLAGLLEQHGVRLVGVGPEALGLQEFLDGGYFAGELYLDESKQLYKELGFKRYNSLSILPVALGKPVRDVAAKVCAKAVGIQGNLSGDLLQSGGLLVVSKGGDKVLLHFVQKSPGDYVPQEHILQVLGISAEVCASNPPQCDREV, from the exons ATGAGCACGGTGGACCTTGCCCGCGTGGGCGCGTGCATCCTGAAGCATGCGGTGACCGGGGAG GCCGTGGAGCTGCGGAGCCTGTGGCGGGATCGCGCGTGCGTGGTGGCCGGGCTGCGGCGCTTCGGCTGCGTGGTGTGCCGCTGGATCGCCCAGGACCTCAGCGGCCTCGCGGGGCTCCTGGAGCAGCACGGTGTGCGTCTGGTGGGCGTGGGGCCCGAGGCCCTGGGTCTGCAGGAGTTCCTGGACGGCGGCTACTTCGCGGGAG AGCTCTACCTGGACGAGAGCAAGCAGCTTTATAAGGAGCTGGGCTTCAAGCG GTACAACAGCCTGAGCATCCTCCCGGTGGCTCTGGGGAAGCCTGTGCGTGATGTGGCTGCCAAGGTTTGT GCCAAGGCTGTTGGCATCCAGGGGAACCTGTCTGGGGACCTGCTGCAGAGCGGAGGGCTGCTGGTGGTCAGCAAAG GTGGTGACAAAGTGCTGCTGCATTTCGTTCAGAAGTCCCCAGGCGATTATGTCCCCCAGGAGCACATCCTGCAGGTCCTGGGCATCTCTGCGGAGGTCTGTGCCAGCAACCCGCCTCAG TGTGACAGGGAGGTGTGA
- the PRXL2B gene encoding prostamide/prostaglandin F synthase isoform X4: MSTELYLDESKQLYKELGFKRYNSLSILPVALGKPVRDVAAKVCAKAVGIQGNLSGDLLQSGGLLVVSKGGDKVLLHFVQKSPGDYVPQEHILQVLGISAEVCASNPPQCDREV; encoded by the exons ATGTCCACAG AGCTCTACCTGGACGAGAGCAAGCAGCTTTATAAGGAGCTGGGCTTCAAGCG GTACAACAGCCTGAGCATCCTCCCGGTGGCTCTGGGGAAGCCTGTGCGTGATGTGGCTGCCAAGGTTTGT GCCAAGGCTGTTGGCATCCAGGGGAACCTGTCTGGGGACCTGCTGCAGAGCGGAGGGCTGCTGGTGGTCAGCAAAG GTGGTGACAAAGTGCTGCTGCATTTCGTTCAGAAGTCCCCAGGCGATTATGTCCCCCAGGAGCACATCCTGCAGGTCCTGGGCATCTCTGCGGAGGTCTGTGCCAGCAACCCGCCTCAG TGTGACAGGGAGGTGTGA